The DNA region TGTAAAAGTTAAAAAAGCACTCAATAAAACAACACATCCAAATATAGAAACAAATGAAGAGGCTTTTGAAGTTTTAGAAAAACTTATAATTGAAACAATTAATAATAATTTTCATGACAATGAAAATTTAGTTTTTGTATCCGGCATGGCAAAAGGTGCTGATGAAATTTTTGCACTAATAGCAATGAAAATGAAAAAGAAACTAATTCTTTGTATTCCAAATAAAATATCTTGGCACAAATCAAGAGGAGCTGATAGATACGATGAAATTTTAAACTACGAAAATGTTGAAATAAAAGAGATAAAAAAGGATTATAATGGTGGCAATTTTTATTATGGATACTTTGCAAGAAATCAGGCTATGGTCGATTTAATTGATGATGATGGGGCTTTACTTGCATTTCATCGATATGATTCAGGTGGAGTGGTAGATACGATAAGAAGAGCAAAAAAAGCAAATAAAAAAATTATAGAATTTTAATAAAGGATAAAATTTGATAACACTAACCGGACTTCAACCATCAGGAAAACTTCATTTAGGAAATTACTTTGCTAGCATTAAACCAATGGTTGAAAAGCAAAATTTAGGCGATAGCAAGATGTTTATGTTTATTGCAAATTACCACGCAATGACAAGTGTAAGTGATGCACACAAACTTAGCGATAATACCTTCGAAGCAGCGTGTGCTTTTTTAGCTCTTGGAATAGACCCTAAAAAAAGCATATTTTGGGTTCAAAGCGATGTAAAAGAAGTACTTGAACTCTACTGGATACTAAGCGCTTATACGCCGATGGGACTGCTTGAACGTTCTCATGCATATAAAGATAAGATTGCAAAAGGTTTTGATACAAAACATGATCTCTTTAGCTATCCTGTTTTAATGGCGGCTGATATTTTACTCTACAACGCTGATTTTGTACCAGTGGGAAAAGATCAAATTCAGCATGTTGAAATAGCACGTGATATCGCACTTAAATTTAACAACGCTCATGGTGAAATTTTTACATTGCCACAAGCAAAAGTTGAAGAAAACTTAGCCACAGTTCCAGGGACTGATGGGGCCAAAATGAGTAAAAGCTATAAAAATACAATTGATATTTTTAGCGATGCCAAAACCTTAAAAAAGCAAATTTCAAGCATCGTAACCGATAGTACTGCCCTAGAAGAGCCAAAAGAGTGGAGAGACTGCAATGTTTATAAAATTGCTGAGCTATTTTTAAATGAAGATGAAAAACTTGCTTTGCAAAAAAGGTATGAAAAAGGTGGCGAGGGATATGGACACTTTAAAATGTATTTAAATGAAGTTATTTGGGACTATTTTAAAGATGCAAGAGAGAAATTTGACTATTTTATGAACCATAAAGATGATGTTTTTGAAATTTTAGATGATGGAGCAAAAAAAGCAAAAACCGTAGCAGAAAAAAATATGCAAAAAATAAGAAAAATTTGTGGAATTTATAGATAAAGTATTTATAAAAACCTATTATAATCTTAATTTTTATTTTAAAATATAGGAGAAAAAATGGGAGCTATCTATCCATACGCACAATTTATTCATCTAATTTGTGCAGTAATTTTTGTAGGATATCTTTTTTTTGATGTAGTTATTTTTAAAATGGCTTTAAAAAAAGTTGATAATCAAACTGGTGAAAAAATGAAAAAAGCCATATCTTCAACTGAGACAAGAATAATATCAATTTTCGTTTTATTATTACTTTTAAGTGGCGGAATGATGATGAATCATTGGGTTGGAAGTAAAGCTGGTGGCTATTTTAGTTCAAATTTACAGATATTTTTTATGATAAAAGTTCTTTTAGCGTTTATAGTTTTTATAGCAGTTGGCGTAAAGTTAACATATAAATTAATACTTAAACGCCCTAGCCCAAATATCCATCCTTTAGCACTTTTACTATCATTTGTTATAATTTATTTGGCTATATTTTTTAAATACGCTGGATAATAAATTTGATGAGTTTTAAATTTAGATGCCAGTTTTATTAATTTTAATTCTCGTCACAGTTATATTTAGTCTTTTTTTGTTTTATTTTGTGTCTTTTAGGAAAGTAAAAGGCACAAAGTTAATTTTTTATCCAATAAAAATTTTCTCTTATTCACTTTCGCTTTTTATTTTTATACTTTTTGCCTATGCTATTTATGATACAATCACTGAACCTCCCAGAATTTATCATGATAAATATATAAAATTAATTTTAGAAACACAAAAATACCAATTTTATGGTGCAACACTTAGAAATTTAGACTCAAAACATGGCAGAATTTACTCATACGAGGGTAAAATACAAATAAAATGTCTAGACAAAAATGATCCAAAATGCGAAAAT from Campylobacter ureolyticus includes:
- the trpS gene encoding tryptophan--tRNA ligase — encoded protein: MITLTGLQPSGKLHLGNYFASIKPMVEKQNLGDSKMFMFIANYHAMTSVSDAHKLSDNTFEAACAFLALGIDPKKSIFWVQSDVKEVLELYWILSAYTPMGLLERSHAYKDKIAKGFDTKHDLFSYPVLMAADILLYNADFVPVGKDQIQHVEIARDIALKFNNAHGEIFTLPQAKVEENLATVPGTDGAKMSKSYKNTIDIFSDAKTLKKQISSIVTDSTALEEPKEWRDCNVYKIAELFLNEDEKLALQKRYEKGGEGYGHFKMYLNEVIWDYFKDAREKFDYFMNHKDDVFEILDDGAKKAKTVAEKNMQKIRKICGIYR